Proteins from a genomic interval of Rhodococcoides fascians A25f:
- a CDS encoding transglutaminase-like domain-containing protein, translated as MKRDVSAYLDVDVTEASTLEFQIAIAPHPGTEVWEALSFTLDGQPVEAQEISGAHGTRIHKLYAGVGKLEASYSATIYGNTEPAPVSDYDLSLYLRPSRYSEADKFFGFAATEFGSYPPSEKLLAEVSSWVGARLSYVPGSSDPIDGAVDTLLAGAGVCRDYTHLVVALLRAVNVPARLVAVYAPGCDPMDFHAVAEAFVEGQWRVVDATCLAPRSTLVRIATGRDAADTAFLDNHGGSIILNSAVVGAVVDGPLPFDDITQLVSIT; from the coding sequence ATGAAACGTGACGTCTCCGCGTACCTCGATGTCGACGTGACCGAGGCCAGCACCCTCGAGTTCCAGATCGCGATCGCACCGCATCCAGGAACCGAAGTGTGGGAAGCTCTGTCGTTCACACTCGACGGTCAGCCGGTCGAAGCGCAGGAGATCAGCGGCGCGCACGGCACCCGGATCCACAAGCTGTACGCCGGAGTCGGCAAGCTCGAGGCGTCGTACTCGGCAACCATCTATGGCAACACCGAGCCGGCCCCGGTCTCCGATTACGATCTCTCGCTGTACCTACGGCCCAGCCGCTACTCCGAAGCAGACAAGTTCTTCGGCTTCGCAGCAACCGAATTCGGTTCCTACCCGCCGTCGGAGAAGTTGCTCGCCGAGGTCTCGTCCTGGGTCGGGGCGCGGCTCAGCTACGTCCCGGGCAGCAGCGACCCCATCGACGGCGCTGTGGACACTCTCCTCGCCGGTGCCGGAGTGTGCCGCGATTACACCCACCTCGTGGTGGCCTTGTTGCGTGCGGTCAACGTCCCCGCTCGGCTGGTAGCGGTCTACGCACCGGGCTGCGATCCGATGGACTTCCACGCGGTCGCCGAAGCCTTCGTCGAAGGCCAATGGCGTGTGGTGGACGCGACCTGTCTCGCGCCGCGATCGACCTTGGTCCGCATCGCCACCGGACGGGACGCAGCCGATACCGCTTTCCTGGACAACCACGGCGGATCGATCATCCTCAACAGCGCCGTCGTCGGAGCCGTCGTCGACGGGCCCTTGCCCTTCGACGACATCACTCAACTGGTGTCGATTACCTGA
- a CDS encoding helix-turn-helix transcriptional regulator yields the protein MARTLIGRDAELAALEQVVADAARGVPAAAVVSGDAGVGKTRLLAELRRNAEARGTRVLVGRCLDLGEVGIPYLAFTELFGPLPHTTRTELFDAALVALTAAGADRPALLIVEDAHWADTSTRELMTFLLSRLAKTHVSLMISYRSDDLHRKHPLRQSLSEWTRLSYVRRVDLTPLDVESSYRLLDSLPAATDVASRDVIVERSGGNPFFIEELVSAGQRSGSSIPPGLAELLLVRLDALSPEAKSVAETMAVGGPRVAHEVLAEVTGLDDDRLENVIREIVDARLVETTEFYYVFRHALLADAIYDDVLPGRRARLHASFVDTLTEHRHRGAAADLARHAELAHDLPKAFRAHVDAGREAMTLAAPAEAMAHLAAALELRQAQWEPTETALVLEYASASTAAGQDPRALSVVRAELERGGDALTIPERLDLLQAEATSALAIEREDSALAAVEHALIISAAEEFASWRVHLTGLGARITEALGREDQSLAWAEESVRIAESLGDPGLSADARITLARLHRRHNDPAASRTLLIRTAALARGCGDIGNLLRSKFNLGMVEFDDGDFVSAQESFEEAVEIARSAGRQWTPYGVGARVQLANVRYYSGDWTLALADLARIESAAPPLGSAEQLCAGFQVRAAIGDEELAADIERVRPFESQDGMITILTSTAVAYTALCDGRFGDVITCLEAAVATVGAQWHNPWFGGRIRLSVLAMEAARRGSTVIGAQAALDIGSRLHSDIERTASSSPSYGWESTAWIRRGEAELGHLRLNCGYGDAASVVAAWRAAVDAFAIQPFERARALQSLSEALEVAGDRSAAAHTADEAIAIYDRLGATVRLGDARRPLGADLLTRREWDVLELLGEGCTNKQIAERLVISVKTVSVHVSNVLTKLGAQNRTEAARFAKR from the coding sequence GTGGCTCGCACTCTGATCGGACGGGACGCCGAACTCGCGGCGCTCGAACAGGTCGTCGCCGACGCTGCCCGAGGCGTACCTGCCGCGGCCGTCGTGTCCGGTGACGCCGGTGTCGGCAAAACGCGGCTGCTGGCAGAACTGCGACGCAATGCGGAAGCGCGCGGAACTCGGGTACTGGTCGGGCGGTGCTTGGACCTCGGTGAGGTAGGTATTCCGTATCTCGCGTTCACCGAATTGTTCGGTCCGCTCCCGCACACCACACGGACCGAACTGTTCGATGCTGCCCTCGTCGCACTGACTGCAGCTGGGGCCGACCGCCCGGCGCTCCTCATCGTCGAGGATGCGCACTGGGCGGACACCTCCACCCGTGAGCTCATGACATTTCTGCTGTCGAGACTCGCGAAAACGCATGTGTCCTTGATGATCTCGTATCGTAGCGACGATCTGCATCGCAAACACCCACTCCGGCAGTCGCTCTCCGAGTGGACACGTCTGAGCTACGTCCGTCGAGTCGACTTGACGCCTCTCGACGTCGAATCGTCGTATCGCCTTCTCGATTCGCTTCCTGCAGCGACGGATGTGGCATCCCGGGACGTCATCGTGGAGCGCTCGGGAGGCAACCCATTTTTCATCGAAGAACTCGTGTCTGCCGGCCAGCGTTCCGGATCGTCGATTCCGCCGGGCCTTGCCGAGCTACTGCTGGTCCGGCTCGACGCCTTGTCGCCCGAGGCGAAGTCGGTAGCCGAAACGATGGCGGTGGGTGGCCCCCGCGTCGCGCACGAGGTTCTGGCAGAGGTGACCGGTCTGGACGACGACCGGCTCGAAAACGTGATCCGCGAGATCGTCGACGCCCGGCTCGTGGAGACCACCGAGTTCTACTACGTCTTTCGGCACGCGCTCCTGGCCGATGCCATCTACGACGACGTCCTGCCCGGTCGTCGTGCGAGGTTGCACGCTTCTTTCGTCGACACGCTCACCGAACACCGGCATCGTGGTGCCGCCGCAGACCTGGCTCGACACGCAGAATTGGCCCACGATCTGCCGAAGGCGTTCAGAGCCCACGTCGATGCGGGCCGCGAGGCGATGACGCTGGCTGCTCCTGCTGAGGCCATGGCCCACCTCGCCGCCGCACTGGAACTGCGACAGGCGCAATGGGAGCCGACGGAAACGGCACTGGTGTTGGAATACGCGTCGGCGTCGACGGCAGCAGGGCAAGACCCGCGGGCGCTCTCCGTCGTCCGTGCCGAATTGGAACGGGGTGGGGATGCGTTGACGATCCCCGAGCGCCTCGACTTGCTGCAAGCCGAGGCGACATCGGCCCTGGCGATCGAGCGAGAGGATTCGGCCCTGGCGGCCGTCGAGCACGCTTTGATCATTTCGGCCGCTGAGGAATTCGCCTCATGGAGAGTGCACTTGACCGGTCTCGGTGCGCGGATAACCGAGGCCCTGGGCCGGGAGGATCAGTCGCTCGCCTGGGCCGAGGAGTCTGTACGTATCGCAGAATCGCTCGGCGACCCGGGGCTGTCGGCAGATGCACGAATCACCCTGGCACGCTTACACAGACGCCACAATGACCCCGCGGCGTCGCGCACGCTCCTCATTCGTACCGCCGCACTCGCACGAGGATGCGGTGACATCGGGAATCTGTTGCGCAGCAAGTTCAATCTCGGAATGGTCGAATTCGACGACGGTGACTTCGTATCGGCTCAGGAGTCGTTCGAGGAGGCAGTCGAGATCGCCCGATCCGCCGGCCGCCAATGGACGCCCTACGGCGTCGGAGCGCGTGTCCAGTTGGCGAACGTGCGGTACTACTCGGGTGATTGGACTCTGGCCCTTGCCGACTTGGCTCGGATCGAATCGGCCGCACCACCTTTGGGTTCGGCCGAGCAGCTGTGTGCAGGGTTTCAGGTTCGCGCCGCAATCGGGGACGAGGAACTCGCGGCCGACATCGAACGCGTTCGACCCTTCGAGTCTCAGGACGGCATGATCACGATTCTGACGAGCACAGCTGTTGCCTATACAGCGTTGTGCGACGGGCGGTTCGGCGACGTGATCACCTGCCTCGAAGCCGCTGTGGCGACCGTGGGCGCGCAATGGCACAACCCGTGGTTCGGGGGACGCATCAGATTGTCGGTACTGGCGATGGAAGCGGCGCGTCGCGGGTCGACCGTCATCGGTGCTCAGGCGGCACTGGACATCGGATCACGCCTGCACTCCGACATCGAGCGCACAGCGAGTTCCAGCCCGTCCTACGGTTGGGAGTCGACCGCATGGATACGGCGGGGCGAGGCCGAGTTGGGCCACCTGCGTCTCAACTGCGGATACGGGGATGCTGCCTCTGTGGTGGCGGCGTGGCGTGCGGCCGTGGACGCGTTCGCAATTCAGCCGTTCGAGCGTGCCCGAGCTCTGCAGTCGCTCTCCGAAGCCCTCGAGGTGGCGGGGGACCGGTCGGCGGCCGCGCACACGGCCGATGAGGCCATCGCAATCTACGATCGGCTCGGGGCCACCGTGAGACTCGGCGATGCGCGTCGACCCCTGGGCGCGGACCTGTTGACTCGTCGCGAGTGGGACGTTCTGGAACTCCTCGGGGAGGGATGCACTAACAAGCAGATCGCCGAGCGCCTCGTGATCAGCGTCAAGACCGTCAGCGTGCACGTGTCGAATGTATTGACCAAACTCGGAGCCCAGAACCGCACGGAAGCAGCGCGCTTCGCGAAACGGTGA
- a CDS encoding HhH-GPD-type base excision DNA repair protein: MSRTLHLVGDPEADALLAEDPFALLIGMLLDQQVPMESAFAGPKKLVDRLGDLKVDTVADADPDEFAALCAQTPAVHRFPGSMAKRIQGLAAFLVENYDGKPQEIWTRENPDGAEVLKRLKALPGYGDQKARIFLALLGKQMGVTPDGWRKAAGAYGDEDARRSIADVVDEKSLLEVREFKKAAKAAAKKK, encoded by the coding sequence ATGTCTCGCACACTGCACCTCGTCGGCGATCCGGAGGCCGATGCACTGCTCGCCGAGGATCCGTTCGCGCTGCTGATCGGCATGTTGCTCGATCAGCAGGTACCGATGGAATCTGCGTTCGCCGGCCCGAAGAAGCTCGTCGACCGTCTCGGTGATCTGAAAGTCGATACCGTCGCCGACGCCGATCCGGACGAATTCGCCGCATTGTGCGCGCAGACCCCGGCCGTGCATCGGTTCCCCGGCTCGATGGCCAAGCGCATCCAGGGGCTGGCTGCGTTTCTGGTCGAGAACTACGACGGCAAACCGCAGGAGATCTGGACCCGCGAGAACCCCGACGGTGCCGAGGTGCTGAAGCGTCTCAAAGCGCTCCCCGGATACGGCGATCAGAAGGCGCGCATCTTCCTCGCGCTGCTCGGCAAGCAGATGGGCGTCACGCCCGACGGGTGGCGCAAGGCCGCCGGAGCGTACGGCGACGAGGATGCGCGTCGATCCATCGCCGACGTCGTGGACGAGAAATCCCTGCTCGAGGTGCGCGAGTTCAAGAAGGCAGCGAAAGCGGCAGCCAAGAAGAAGTAA